One Spea bombifrons isolate aSpeBom1 chromosome 1, aSpeBom1.2.pri, whole genome shotgun sequence DNA window includes the following coding sequences:
- the TMEM215 gene encoding transmembrane protein 215, which yields MRPDDINPRTGLVVALMSIFLVFGFMFTVSGFKGETLGSIPLIAIGPAIFLPGAAAIAITRRTEGCSKWPYKRYSCCKKTKDKEDVELLKTPSEMESGKGSSNELDKKGESKEKGEDAESGKVVTIGDARTLGSGVEEDVVVKYLEQCYSKNTLPGGGGSHNICSVFDKTCSSDRVIYTATDEKVTFDPRDKDASVCPQKEGSPNKMYCCYVKPTELKWDQETVV from the coding sequence ATGAGACCAGATGATATCAACCCTCGTACAGGACTAGTGGTGGCTTTGATGAGcatatttcttgtttttggttttatgttTACTGTTTCTGGGTTCAAAGGAGAGACTCTGGGCTCCATTCCTCTTATTGCTATAGGCCCAGCTATTTTTCTCCCTGGAGCAGCTGCAATTGCAATTACGAGGAGAACCGAAGGCTGTTCCAAGTGGCCCTACAAACGATACTCCTGCTGCAAGAAAACAAAGGATAAAGAAGATGTTGAGCTTTTAAAGACCCCATCGGAAATGGAGTCTGGAAAAGGGAGCTCTAATGAATTGGACAAAAAAGGAGAGTCAAAGGAAAAAGGTGAGGATGCTGAGTCTGGAAAAGTTGTCACTATAGGGGATGCCAGGACGCTCGGTAGTGGAGTGGAAGAAGATGTGGTAGTCAAGTATCTGGAACAATGTTATTCCAAAAACACATTACCAGGTGGAGGGGGGAGCCATAACATCTGTTCTGTTTTTGATAAGACATGTTCTTCGGACAGAGTCATTTACACTGCTACAGATGAGAAAGTTACTTTTGATCCTAGGGATAAGGATGCCAGTGTCTGTCCTCAAAAAGAGGGCAGTCCCAACAAAATGTATTGCTGTTACGTAAAACCCACGGAATTGAAATGGGACCAAGAGACTGTTGTTTAA